From Trichomycterus rosablanca isolate fTriRos1 chromosome 18, fTriRos1.hap1, whole genome shotgun sequence, the proteins below share one genomic window:
- the LOC134332711 gene encoding uncharacterized protein LOC134332711 — protein MPRLYWRQVPLLYPSRPACDTRRRIITPTESLRRSKHGQRSSSSSQRSFILKTEMKAGVPLLVLLALAGWHSAFSASLDVSLWQEVSDVTVEEVHLPQETEMMRDDGADHVNTTREDEPADKDKEDRRQTDKEAEAAAELQVETLDTSWNSTGTSDGPVEFTSDNSDESTEHVGDFTPTPASSIQHARTSTDSSSKDDHTEVAEWYRR, from the exons ATGCCACGTCTGTACTGGAGGCAGGTACCCCTGCTGTACCCCTCACGCCCAGCATGTGATACCCGCCGCCGTATAATAACCCCGACGGAGAGCCTCCGGAGATCCAAACACGGACAGAGATCTTCATCCTCCAGCCAGAGATCCTTCATCCTGAAGACTGAGATGAAAGCTGGCGTTCCTCTGCTGGTCCTGCTGGCACTCGCAGGCTGGCACAGCG CTTTTTCGGCGTCCCTGGATGTTTCTTTATGGCAGGAGGTGTCCGACGTGACGg TGGAGGAGGTTCATCTCCCACAGGAAACCG AAATGATGAGAGACGACGGCGCTGATCATGTAAACACGACCCGAGAGGACGAACCTGCAG ATAAAGATAAAGAAGACAGACGACAGACAGATAAAGAAGCCGAAGCAGCAGCAGAACTGCAGGTGGAGACTCTGG ACACGTCCTGGAACTCCACAGGCACGTCTGATG GACCCGTCGAGTTTACTTCTGATAATTCAG ATGAGAGCACAGAACACGTGGGAGATTTTACTCCGACTCCAGCATCGTCCATCCAACACGCCAGAACATCTACT GACTCGTCGAGCAAAGATGATCATACAG